In one window of Brenneria goodwinii DNA:
- a CDS encoding nucleoside hydrolase — MSAVPIIIDCDPGIDDAIALLSAFVSPELDILGICAVCGNQPLERTVHNALQIAELGNRTDIPVYAGCHRPLFRAPIHGQFHGKSGLGNTVLPEPRKQVESQHAVSFIIEQCEKAAAAGQPVTLCTLGPLTNLATALIMKPAIADGIERVVMMGGAYREAGNRSLTSEFNMLADPHAAHVVFSSALAIVALPLDASHQVILTPEQVARFIALSGRISTPLGEMMAFWDRNDIRRYGSRGGPLHDPLVIAWLLAPHCFNSEKARVYIEHESELCMGQTVADWYGKTDGRPNVDVVTQVDAERVFALFAERLNRYEVKA; from the coding sequence ATGAGTGCTGTACCGATTATTATTGATTGCGATCCGGGGATTGATGATGCCATCGCGCTGTTGAGCGCGTTTGTCTCGCCTGAGCTGGATATTCTCGGGATTTGCGCGGTATGCGGTAATCAACCGCTGGAACGCACGGTCCATAACGCATTGCAAATTGCCGAACTGGGGAATCGCACGGATATTCCCGTTTATGCGGGGTGTCATCGCCCCCTTTTTCGCGCACCGATTCACGGCCAGTTTCATGGGAAAAGCGGGTTGGGCAACACGGTCTTACCCGAACCACGAAAACAGGTCGAATCTCAGCATGCGGTAAGTTTTATCATTGAGCAATGCGAAAAGGCCGCGGCTGCCGGTCAGCCCGTCACGCTATGTACGCTGGGGCCGCTAACCAATCTGGCCACCGCGTTGATTATGAAACCCGCCATCGCCGACGGCATTGAACGCGTCGTTATGATGGGAGGCGCATACCGGGAAGCCGGTAACCGCAGCCTGACGTCGGAATTCAATATGCTGGCCGACCCTCATGCGGCGCACGTGGTGTTCTCTTCCGCCCTCGCCATTGTCGCGCTGCCGTTGGATGCCTCTCACCAGGTGATCCTGACGCCGGAACAGGTTGCGCGCTTTATTGCGCTTTCCGGGCGGATTTCCACGCCGCTGGGGGAAATGATGGCGTTCTGGGATCGTAACGATATCCGCCGTTACGGTTCGCGCGGCGGGCCGCTGCACGATCCGCTGGTCATCGCCTGGCTACTGGCGCCGCACTGTTTTAACAGCGAAAAAGCGCGGGTCTACATTGAGCATGAAAGCGAGCTTTGCATGGGGCAGACCGTGGCCGACTGGTATGGCAAGACCGACGGGCGGCCCAATGTGGATGTGGTGACGCAAGTTGATGCCGAACGGGTTTTTGCGCTGTTTGCCGAACGTCTGAACCGCTATGAAGTGAAAGCCTGA
- a CDS encoding 6-phospho-beta-glucosidase: MSVQQLPEDFLWGGAVAAHQVEGGWDQGGKGVSICDVLSGGAHGVDRVITDGVQPGISYPNHQAVEFYSHYKQDIALFAEMGFKCFRTSIAWTRIFPNGDEQEPNEAGLQFYDDLFDELLKYNIEPVITLSHFEMPYQLVKRYGGWLNRQVIDFFVRYSEVVMKRYKSKVKYWMTFNEINNQRNWQYPLFGYCCSGVIFTKHPNPEQAMYQTLHHQFVASAKVVKLGHAINPEFKIGCMLALVPLYPWSCNPDDVMFAQEAMRERHLFGDVQLRGYYPAYILKEWENKGYQIDRRPGDEQILREGCADYLGFSYYMSNVVQYAAKDRPGGDAITGFNGSVKNPYIGASEWGWQIDPVGLRYTLNSFYECYQKPMFIVENGFGAVDTVESDGQIHDDYRIDYLRAHIEQMKKAVLEDGVELMGYTPWGCIDCVSFTTGQYSKRYGFIYVDKHDDGTGTLKRSKKKSFNWYKRVIASQGADLA; this comes from the coding sequence ATGTCAGTTCAACAATTACCGGAAGACTTTCTGTGGGGCGGCGCGGTAGCGGCGCATCAGGTTGAAGGCGGTTGGGATCAAGGAGGGAAAGGCGTCAGCATTTGCGATGTGCTTTCCGGCGGCGCGCACGGCGTGGATCGGGTGATAACCGATGGCGTACAGCCGGGTATCAGCTATCCCAATCATCAGGCGGTGGAGTTTTATTCCCATTATAAACAGGATATTGCGCTGTTTGCGGAGATGGGGTTCAAGTGTTTCCGTACCTCTATCGCCTGGACGCGTATTTTCCCCAATGGCGATGAGCAGGAGCCGAATGAAGCGGGCCTGCAATTTTATGACGATCTGTTCGATGAACTGCTGAAATACAATATTGAACCGGTGATTACGCTTTCCCACTTTGAGATGCCTTACCAGCTGGTCAAGCGGTATGGCGGATGGCTTAACCGCCAGGTGATTGATTTTTTTGTGCGTTACAGCGAAGTGGTAATGAAACGCTATAAGTCCAAGGTGAAATACTGGATGACGTTCAATGAGATCAATAACCAGCGTAACTGGCAGTATCCGCTGTTTGGCTATTGCTGTTCCGGGGTGATTTTCACCAAACACCCGAATCCCGAACAGGCGATGTACCAGACGTTGCACCACCAGTTCGTGGCCAGCGCCAAGGTCGTGAAGCTAGGGCATGCGATCAATCCTGAGTTTAAAATCGGCTGCATGCTGGCGCTGGTGCCGCTTTATCCCTGGTCCTGTAATCCGGATGACGTGATGTTCGCCCAGGAAGCGATGCGCGAACGTCATCTGTTTGGCGATGTGCAGCTACGCGGCTATTACCCGGCCTATATCCTGAAAGAGTGGGAAAACAAGGGCTACCAGATTGATAGGCGGCCGGGCGACGAGCAAATCCTGAGAGAAGGCTGCGCGGACTACCTCGGCTTTAGCTATTACATGAGCAACGTCGTACAGTATGCGGCCAAGGATCGGCCGGGAGGAGATGCCATCACGGGCTTTAACGGCAGTGTGAAAAACCCGTACATTGGCGCGTCCGAGTGGGGGTGGCAGATTGACCCGGTGGGGCTGCGTTATACGCTGAACAGCTTCTATGAGTGTTATCAAAAGCCGATGTTTATCGTTGAAAACGGTTTCGGCGCGGTCGATACCGTGGAAAGCGACGGGCAGATCCATGACGATTACCGTATCGATTATCTGCGCGCGCATATTGAGCAGATGAAAAAAGCCGTATTGGAAGACGGCGTTGAATTAATGGGATACACGCCCTGGGGCTGTATCGACTGTGTTTCCTTTACCACCGGGCAGTACAGCAAACGCTATGGCTTCATCTATGTCGATAAACATGATGACGGCACCGGCACGCTGAAACGTTCGAAGAAGAAGAGTTTTAACTGGTATAAGCGGGTGATTGCCAGTCAAGGCGCTGATCTGGCGTAA
- the yidA gene encoding sugar-phosphatase — protein MSIKLIAIDMDGTLLTPQNQISPAVKAAIAAARAKGVQVVLATGRPFIGVARYLAELDLRQEGCYCITNNGALVQRATDGECVAQTTLSFDDYLYFEALARQLNVHFHALDFNFVYTANKDISAYTVHESNLTGMPLKYRAVEEMDRSLTFPKLMMIDEPPVLDRAISQIPREAFEHYTLMKSAEFYLEILNKRVNKGEGVKMLAEHLNIPRESIMAMGDQENDLAMINYAGIGVAMGNAIDEVKEASQFITKTNAQDGVAYAIEKFVLNA, from the coding sequence ATGTCTATTAAACTGATCGCTATTGATATGGACGGGACGCTGTTGACGCCCCAGAACCAGATTTCGCCTGCCGTAAAAGCCGCTATCGCCGCCGCCCGGGCCAAAGGCGTCCAGGTGGTATTGGCTACCGGCCGCCCGTTTATCGGCGTGGCGCGTTACCTGGCGGAGTTGGATTTACGGCAGGAAGGTTGCTACTGCATTACCAACAACGGCGCGCTGGTGCAACGCGCCACCGATGGCGAGTGTGTGGCGCAAACCACGCTCAGCTTCGACGACTATCTCTACTTCGAAGCGTTGGCTCGTCAGCTCAATGTGCATTTCCACGCGTTGGATTTCAATTTTGTCTATACCGCGAATAAAGATATCAGCGCCTATACCGTGCATGAGTCGAATCTGACCGGTATGCCGTTAAAGTATCGCGCGGTGGAAGAGATGGACCGCAGCCTGACGTTCCCGAAACTGATGATGATCGATGAGCCGCCGGTGTTGGATCGGGCCATCAGCCAGATCCCGCGGGAAGCGTTCGAGCATTACACCCTGATGAAGAGCGCCGAGTTCTATCTGGAAATTCTGAATAAGCGGGTCAACAAGGGCGAAGGCGTGAAGATGCTGGCCGAACACCTGAATATTCCCCGTGAAAGCATTATGGCGATGGGCGATCAGGAAAACGATCTGGCGATGATTAATTACGCCGGGATTGGCGTAGCGATGGGCAATGCCATTGATGAGGTGAAGGAAGCCAGTCAGTTCATCACCAAAACCAATGCGCAAGACGGCGTGGCTTACGCCATTGAGAAATTTGTTCTCAATGCCTGA
- a CDS encoding nucleoside hydrolase → MVKERIIIDTDPGVDDAIAIWLALAAPELDVLGITVVAGNVPLEDTLANACKVVGLTGRTDVPVYAGSPGPLVREQVYGKYAHIGAFSRELVPDSSFRPEQGHAVDFLVRTARQAAADNNPITLCALGPLTNLALALRHHPDVARGIKRIVTMSCAFSALGNRVPWADFNVYADPHAAAIVFSSGVPVVIMPLDMTFQVLIQKQQIDDLERRAGAPGAALAALLRRFDRNEVVRFGREGGPIHDATVVAWLLNPALFSGVSARVDVEVAGRTAGYVFADFYNKLGQPANALVMRDTDEQGVLTLLADYLNRYGSKER, encoded by the coding sequence ATGGTTAAAGAACGCATTATTATTGATACCGATCCCGGAGTGGATGACGCCATCGCCATCTGGCTGGCGCTGGCGGCGCCGGAACTGGATGTTCTGGGTATCACGGTGGTGGCGGGCAATGTGCCGCTTGAGGATACGCTGGCTAACGCCTGCAAGGTGGTCGGGTTGACCGGCAGAACGGATGTGCCGGTTTACGCCGGTTCGCCAGGGCCGCTGGTGCGCGAGCAGGTCTACGGTAAATACGCGCATATCGGGGCTTTCTCGCGTGAGCTGGTGCCGGATTCGTCTTTCCGCCCGGAGCAGGGGCATGCGGTCGATTTTCTGGTGCGTACGGCGCGCCAGGCCGCGGCGGACAACAATCCGATTACCCTTTGCGCGCTGGGACCGTTGACCAACCTGGCTTTGGCGCTACGTCATCATCCGGATGTCGCTCGCGGCATCAAGCGGATTGTCACCATGAGCTGCGCCTTTAGCGCATTGGGCAACCGTGTTCCCTGGGCGGATTTTAACGTTTATGCCGATCCCCATGCGGCGGCGATCGTCTTTTCTTCCGGCGTTCCCGTGGTGATCATGCCGCTGGATATGACGTTTCAGGTGCTTATTCAGAAACAACAAATTGATGACCTGGAACGCCGCGCCGGAGCGCCCGGTGCGGCGCTGGCGGCGTTACTACGCCGCTTCGACCGTAACGAGGTCGTCCGTTTTGGCCGCGAAGGCGGCCCGATTCATGACGCCACCGTGGTGGCGTGGTTGCTTAACCCCGCGTTGTTCAGCGGCGTATCGGCCAGAGTAGACGTGGAGGTCGCCGGCCGCACGGCAGGCTATGTGTTTGCTGATTTCTATAACAAGCTCGGCCAGCCTGCGAATGCGCTGGTGATGCGGGACACGGATGAGCAGGGCGTCCTGACCCTGCTTGCGGACTACCTGAACCGCTATGGTTCTAAGGAACGCTGA
- a CDS encoding ABC transporter substrate-binding protein, whose translation MKKSTTALFFTFLFSSSPLVFSADLNIGLATSTTSMDPQFYVGGQNSAMARNIFDGLVVQDEKQQISPALAVSWKIIDDKTWEFSLRPGVKFHDGSEFTAKDVIASIKRVALASKNSPSSYAPYVNDVADIQEIDPLTVRITTKEPSPLLLNNLSRVSILPARLETVPTETLNAGKDVIGTGPFKFVSWVPDDRVVLERNDNYWGEKAEWDKVTVRVFKNSSARVAAILSGDVDMIESVPTADSRNILKNNQLHTISTPGNRIIYLHMDQQRDVSPFAKGPDGKNPLLKKEVRQAMSLALNRQAIADRIMDGQANPASQLVPKGYFGYSASIPAPVYNPEKAKQELAAAGYPDGFTLTFHASNDRYPNDAKIAQAIGQMFTRVGIKTDVVTMPGSVYFSRAARLEFSLIMGGAAIETGEASGVLGPLLETFGPNGGQGNRGRYSNPAFDKALNEARATMDSTRREALLAEAMNIGMNDQSVIPVMFLSNTWAMKKQYTYVGRSDAYTLPYFVRSAK comes from the coding sequence ATGAAAAAATCAACAACGGCATTATTTTTTACTTTTTTATTTTCATCTTCACCTTTGGTTTTTAGTGCGGATTTGAATATTGGTTTGGCGACATCCACAACGTCAATGGACCCTCAGTTTTATGTGGGCGGGCAAAATAGCGCCATGGCGCGTAATATTTTTGACGGTTTGGTTGTTCAGGATGAAAAACAACAAATTTCTCCGGCTTTGGCCGTATCGTGGAAAATTATTGACGATAAAACCTGGGAATTCTCATTACGGCCAGGCGTGAAGTTTCATGACGGTAGTGAGTTTACCGCCAAAGATGTGATTGCCAGCATCAAACGCGTCGCGCTGGCATCAAAAAACAGCCCGAGTTCTTATGCGCCTTACGTCAACGATGTTGCTGATATTCAGGAGATCGATCCGTTAACGGTGCGCATCACCACCAAAGAACCGTCGCCTTTGCTGTTGAATAATTTAAGCCGGGTTTCAATTTTACCGGCCCGTCTCGAAACGGTGCCGACGGAAACGCTGAATGCCGGGAAAGACGTAATTGGAACCGGGCCTTTCAAGTTTGTTTCCTGGGTGCCCGATGATCGGGTCGTTCTTGAGCGTAATGATAACTACTGGGGGGAAAAAGCCGAGTGGGACAAGGTTACCGTTCGTGTATTTAAAAACAGCAGCGCCCGTGTAGCCGCTATTTTATCCGGTGATGTGGACATGATCGAAAGCGTTCCAACAGCCGACAGCCGTAATATTTTAAAAAATAATCAGTTACACACGATTTCAACACCAGGGAATCGTATTATTTATCTGCATATGGACCAACAACGCGACGTTTCGCCGTTCGCCAAAGGTCCTGATGGCAAAAATCCATTACTAAAAAAAGAAGTCCGTCAGGCGATGTCTTTAGCGCTTAATCGCCAGGCCATCGCCGATCGTATTATGGATGGGCAGGCCAATCCGGCTTCCCAACTTGTGCCTAAAGGGTATTTCGGCTATTCCGCTTCCATTCCTGCGCCGGTTTACAACCCGGAGAAAGCCAAACAGGAACTGGCGGCGGCGGGATACCCCGACGGCTTTACGCTGACGTTTCATGCTTCAAACGATCGTTATCCCAATGACGCGAAAATCGCGCAGGCTATCGGTCAGATGTTTACCCGCGTCGGGATAAAAACCGACGTCGTGACGATGCCGGGCAGCGTCTATTTCTCACGCGCGGCCCGTCTCGAATTCAGTTTAATCATGGGCGGCGCGGCCATCGAAACCGGGGAAGCGTCCGGCGTTCTGGGGCCGTTGCTGGAGACCTTTGGTCCTAATGGCGGGCAGGGCAACCGTGGCCGCTATTCCAACCCCGCCTTTGATAAAGCGTTGAACGAAGCGCGCGCGACAATGGATAGCACGCGGCGGGAAGCGCTATTGGCCGAGGCAATGAACATCGGTATGAACGACCAGAGCGTGATTCCGGTGATGTTCCTGTCCAACACCTGGGCGATGAAAAAACAGTACACCTATGTGGGGCGCTCGGATGCGTACACGCTGCCGTATTTTGTTCGTTCGGCGAAGTAG
- a CDS encoding LysR substrate-binding domain-containing protein, with translation MRINPRQVEAFHKVILTGGITSAANMMHITQPAVSRLIRDFEDALNLKLFDRDGRGLIPRAEAMKLYREVDRLYLGLDHIALIADEIRHAKGSVLRIASVQALSLLCSEQMLPALIKEYPDISLFLDIESSSHITEAITANQYDVGFIFGQASNKGLEAEPLAEASAVAVLSMTHPLAEAEQITIADLTHYRAILPGRTTPLRAQIDMSIRNEQGYLHNPIETSMANSCALAAKNVGIGVVDFITALNSSSPVIVKPFHPNIKMAYCAVYPPQIPRSQLVNQVTRMIKEKITDCLSLE, from the coding sequence ATGCGAATCAATCCCCGCCAGGTTGAAGCTTTTCACAAAGTCATCCTCACTGGCGGGATCACATCAGCCGCCAACATGATGCACATTACCCAACCCGCGGTAAGCCGGCTGATTCGGGATTTTGAAGACGCCCTGAACCTGAAACTGTTCGACCGGGACGGGCGCGGCCTGATTCCCCGCGCCGAAGCGATGAAACTTTACCGGGAAGTCGATCGCCTTTATCTGGGGCTGGATCACATCGCCCTCATCGCTGATGAAATCCGTCATGCCAAAGGCAGCGTACTGCGCATTGCCTCGGTTCAGGCGTTATCGCTGCTCTGTTCGGAGCAAATGCTGCCAGCCTTAATCAAGGAATATCCTGATATCTCTTTATTTTTAGATATAGAAAGTTCCAGTCATATCACCGAAGCCATTACGGCGAACCAGTACGACGTCGGTTTTATTTTTGGTCAGGCGAGCAACAAAGGCCTGGAAGCCGAACCGCTGGCTGAAGCCAGCGCCGTTGCCGTGCTGTCGATGACGCATCCTCTGGCGGAAGCGGAGCAGATTACCATTGCCGACTTAACCCATTACCGAGCTATCCTGCCGGGCAGAACTACGCCGTTACGGGCGCAAATCGATATGTCGATCAGAAACGAACAGGGGTATTTGCACAATCCGATTGAAACCTCAATGGCTAACAGCTGCGCGCTGGCGGCAAAGAATGTCGGCATCGGCGTAGTGGATTTCATTACGGCATTGAATAGTTCATCCCCGGTTATCGTTAAGCCCTTTCATCCCAATATAAAAATGGCGTACTGCGCGGTTTACCCGCCGCAAATCCCCCGCAGCCAGTTAGTCAATCAGGTCACCAGGATGATAAAAGAAAAAATAACCGACTGCCTGTCATTAGAATAA